The Bombus terrestris chromosome 16, iyBomTerr1.2, whole genome shotgun sequence genome includes a region encoding these proteins:
- the LOC100652261 gene encoding sorting nexin-7-like, whose translation MMTSSEIEVENLSEKNVEDSAILEVSTMAVGGVIKQESRDVDFLSNCSTSVEGSVIASPSIDSFSTLPEQEISDFQTDSRDLQVKVDNPQKHLETLETYITFRITTKSMRPEFEEGEYIVRRRYNDFIWLRQKLVDLYPTHIIPPMPGKHTLLAQLDRYSKEFIIARMKLLHVFLNRVVNHPILSCDKNLYIFLTTKPAEFLIHRKNRGNVLVKMTDSLQNIASTCTMKQRHFEFEQIRDYCTALSEKLATVDKINHRIHKERQDYLLELHQLHPIFTLWATSEPELASFLLAIAKAIECNAVAHQKLLENVTNEEREYISYVDAVRNALSRRDSMQIEYEMTVEELAKKRLEKDQLMGHTSGNSSTQNWGGSLWKAESRDEKLERLGQTIPRLAKQTELLQDRVECANENLRSDLQRWNVEKQMDLKNMLISMADRQIRHYQQCMNAWEEILTGLKLDGIGSEVSVGPPIKIPV comes from the exons ATGATGACTTCTTCGGAAATCGAGGTAGAGAACTTGAGTGAAAAGAATGTGGAAGATTCTGCAATTTTAGAAGTAAGCACAATGGCAGTCGGCGGTGTTATTAAGCAGGAAAGCCGCGATGTCGATTTTCTTTCGAATTGTAGCACGTCCGTCGAGGGTTCTGTG ATAGCTTCTCCCTCCATTGACAGTTTCTCTACTCTACCAGAGCAAGAAATATCAGATTTTCAAACAGATTCTAGAGATCTACAAGTAAAAGTAGACAATCCTCAGAAGCATCTTGAAACGCTTGAAACTTATATTACTTTTCGTATAACAACAAAA TCCATGAGACCAGAATTTGAGGAAGGAGAATACATTGTCAGGAGACGTTACAATGATTTTATTTGGTTGCGACAAAAATTAGTGGATTTATATCCTACACATATCATACCA ccAATGCCTGGAAAACATACGTTACTTGCTCAGTTAGATCGTTATTCCAAAGAATTTATCATAGCACGCATGAAGTTGTTACATGTATTTCTTAACAGAGTTGTGAATCATCCAATTCTCAGTTGTGACAAAAATCTGTACATTTTTCTGACTACTAAACCtgca GAATTTCTTATACATCGTAAAAATCGTGGAAATGTTCTTGTTAAAATGACTGATTCTCTGCAAAATATCGCAAGTACATGTACCATGAAACAACGTCATTTTGAATTTGAGCAAATTCGGGATTATTGTACAGCTCTTAGCGAAAAATTAGCAACTGTAGATAAAATAAATCATCGTATACATAAGGAAAGACAAG ACTACTTGCTGGAATTGCATCAATTACATCCAATTTTCACCTTATGGGCAACTTCAGAGCCAGAATTAGCTTCCTTTCTGTTAGCTATTGCTAAAGCAATAGAATGTAATGCAGTGGCTCATCAGAAACTCTTAGAAAATGTAACGAACGAGGAACGAGAATACATTTCATATGTAGATGCAGTTAGAAATGCTTTATCCCGACGGGACTCAATGCAAATTGAATACGAAATGACCGTTGAAGAATTAGCAAAGAAAAGATTAGAGAAGGATCAG TTAATGGGTCATACGAGCGGTAATTCCTCAACCCAAAATTGGGGTGGATCGCTTTGGAAGGCAGAATCCCGTGACGAAAAATTAGAAAGACTCGGACAGACTATTCCACGACTAGCAAAGCAAACAGAATTATTGCAAGATCGTGTAGAATGTGCGAACGAAAATCTCCGAAGTGATTTACAAAGGTGGAACGTTGAAAAGCAAAtggatttgaaaaatatgttaatttCAATGGCAGATCGACAAATTCGACATTATCAACAGTGTATGAATGCATGGGAAGAAATTCTCACTGGTTTGAAACTGGATGGAATAGGATCCGAAGTTAGCGTAGGACCACCTATCAAGATTCCTGTTTGA
- the LOC100651974 gene encoding vacuolar protein sorting-associated protein 33B, translating to MDITLDDRLNVLQQISQRKLVEILDAIPGTKDLVIEQKLMKILDSFVGVSVLKRYGVEKIYRMEQGLKLSNSQHIFLVSSDLIACKRVLDQIQSEIPSNIKPHVQPYHHILVTPSVPTVLNSIIEEEGLSGLVTLQTLSWEFIRLDGNILSLENCMFIDLYYHKDTTLLPALGRSLWSLQLILGSPKLTLSFGKYSQQMFKIMESMKHCLGSSNIENEIGALIIMDRNYDLVTPLLTPVTYAGLLHEVVEINVGTGILGKSQVKLDPDKDQIYGEVRDTPCSEVFPILHGKAKSLKLEQNAIQTMKLSEMERYVATRLQKTRDLTRQLAFHISACQLIADTLSSDFQTLQKIEKCMLECRERKECLGHIERYVDDHPLRTLRLLCLLSITSDGITQNELDSIQKLYLHAHGYKHIPLFYKLHSIGLLKYRSENILHKLPNWNSEWNNNAQKLKLLPSYYKQMEQKSRSCASYVFNNVYVPLIAQILNIVVNQEKDTKSLDELINLSNCVISGQRGSLLPKMVVICIIGGITYAEITACRFIEKSTGIRLVLTSDNIITGNKLLEKVQDI from the exons atggaCATCACGTTGGATGATAGATTGAATGTATTACAACAAATAAGTCAACGAAAACTTGTTGAAATACTGGATGCGATTCCCGGAACCAAAGACTTAGTGATAGAACAGAAACTTATGAAAATTTTGGACAGTTTTGTAGGAGTTTCTGTACTcaa aCGTTATGGCGTTGAAAAGATTTATAGAATGGAGCAAGGCTTGAAGCTTTCAAATTCTCAACACATCTTTTTGGTTTCAAGTGATTTGATTGCTTGCAAAAGGGTACTAGATCAGATACAGTCAGAAATTCCTTCAAATATTAAACCACATGTACAACCATACCATCATATTCTAGTTACTCCATCTGTACCCACTGTTCTTAATTCAATAATCGAAGAAGAag GATTATCTGGATTGGTTACGTTACAGACATTATCTTGGGAATTTATTAGATTAGATGGGAACATCTTATCTTTAGAAAACTGTATGTTTATTGATCTTTACTATCACAAAGATACTACATTACTGCCAGCATTAGGACGTAGCTTATGGTCACTGCAACTTATACTCGGTTCTCCCAAATTAACACTTTCCTTTGGAAAGTACAGTCAGCAAATGTTCAAAATTATGGAGTCAATGAAACACTGTTTAGGCTCCTCtaatatagaaaatgaaataggaGCTTTAATTATAATGGACAGGAATTATGATTTAGTTACGCCACTTTTAACCCCTGTAACTTACGCTGGATTATTACACGAAGTAGTGGAAATAAATGTTGGTACAGGTATTTTGGGCAAATCTCAAGTTAAGCTAGATCCAGATAAAGATCAAATTTACGGGGAAGTAAGAGATACACCATGCAGCGAAGTTTTTCCAATTTTACATGGGAAAGCTAAATCTTTAAAAT TGGAACAGAATGCGATACAAACAATGAAGTTATCAGAAATGGAAAGATATGTAGCAACGAGATTACAAAAAACTAGAGATCTAACGCGACAACTTGCTTTTCATATTTCTGCTTGCCAGCTGATAGCAGACACATTAAGTTCTGACTTTCAAACCTTGCaaaaaatagagaaatgtaTGCTTGAGTGCAGAGAGAGGAAAGAGTGTTTGGGTCATATTGAGAGATATGTAG ACGATCATCCACTGAGAACCTTAcgtttattatgtttattatcGATTACAAGCGACGGAATTACCCAAAATGAACTGGACTCTATACAAAAACTTTATCTTCACGCTCACGGTTATAAACACATAccgttattttataaattgcatAGTATAGGTTTATTGAAGTATAGgtcagaaaatattttacacaaaTTACCAAATTGGAATAGTGAATGGAATAATAATGCACAGAAGTTAAAGCTGTTACCCAGTTACTACAAGCAAATGGAGCAAAAAAGCCGTTCGTGTGCAAGTTACGTATTCAATAATGTTTACGTACCATTAATC gctcaaatattaaatattgttgtGAATCAAGAAAAGGATACTAAGAGTCTTgacgaattaataaatttatcaaactgcgtCATAAGTGGCCAACGTGGTTCATTATTACCAAAAATGGTAGTGATATGTATCATTGGTGGTATTACCTATGCCGAAATAACTGCTTGTCGGTTTATAGAAAAATCGACTGGGATTCGACTTGTACTAACCTCGGATAATATAATAACAGGTAATAAATTGCTGGAGAAGGTGCAAGATATATGA
- the LOC100644504 gene encoding uncharacterized protein LOC100644504 isoform X2, with the protein MADASSSDTTSDCCYEWVSDITSEKSEYVIVGRKPCLSHRRSKRHLLQKLFLREIRGCLSAHNYASDERLFATVPSWRHLPLLHVMPKSALEAGHIVMGLTQCGQFLLTYTYTMDVNGTTSLYKYLLHWWAFTPNHVARKVAEVTLFGNYTIYRELSIVISQWPLERNKLVIHGLCTNWLHLQPTDRAYLTITTVPSLENCKDCLKVAASYEEEELAANWDGCVRCNCLQHGLTVHTTYEVISPYPRFRATVCLNYWNHVVVNTGNFLHVLRVDLDIPKSKNQKSSDKQDTVIPDTVPLDMSDVEELDYTKTVERYESSDEKVGTLECAVDQSPRCESSIEHDFLEEPIKLDDKLGRDSLNTSSSNQSDCACDINKSADVVGVKPCECSDSIECKCRNSSPSISQTEQQAISVRDKILQDFCEDMSQELNIGSDLITLVKHPSCSPRSTPQRLPSDLKTMTWSSPILTPPSDILRTRNSESSHKSTRSQRSNSPQPGASKDSNVSSVNSPLHSVSISPSSSCSSRLMSPPVSRSFRHPSPRKRSNLHSPPPIVNSTQSRTRATHKLILEAEKAYEFTDEAQETCEKLSSFRKRRLADKKYEFCDETEDAENIVPFKHIRDQFKHRGCSIHQISSSPTMSPALPNGKKHWVDSDQSETDDFSVTQDIGLSNDVIIDSAEKNVLRPLNQNQLPNGGISRDRSNKYSVNSSPLVPKINLQYPSIKCTAHFKRSYIELDDEMISVITDVEDEETGGYVSYQCVLPMHVHGSGYVQMQMISNSKAEKLIVPCVSINQLSFDIETFSHHIADWICMRFKKKYWHCSDYDIEIIDVCALSGDIICLLIMKIQASEISSQTQCSQERTQYEVGCKFTWNINTSQYRITDILPLEEVKTESWKPNCMNVPNFRSPLWNPTRRLAPKLREKIQQPYAHTVRFLHNEMTLAGESITRLYDLDNLVEFYITPMPNYSSIE; encoded by the exons ATGGCGGACGCATCGTCTTCCGATACTACCTCAGATTGTTGCTATGAATGGGTCTCTGATATTACTTCCGAAAAATCGGAATACGTGATAGTAGGTCGGAAACCATGCCTGTCTCATCGACGCAGCAAAAGACATTTATTACAGAAGCTATTTTTAAGAGAG ATCAGAGGTTGTTTATCAGCGCACAACTATGCCTCAGACGAAAGACTGTTTGCTACTGTACCTTCATGGAGACATTTACCATTATTACATGTAATGCCAAAATCAGCACTTGAAGCAGG aCACATTGTAATGGGATTGACACAATGTGGTCAGTTTTTACTTACATACACATATACCATGGATGTGAATGGCACTACCTCTTTGTACAAATACTTGTTACATTGGTGGGCCTTTACTCCAAATCATGTTGCACGTAAAGTTGCAGAAGTCACGCTTTTTGGTAATTACACTATCTACAGAGAACTTAGTATTGTTATATCTCAATGGCCACTGGAGAGGAATAAACTAGTGATACATGGTCTTTG TACAAATTGGCTACACCTTCAACCAACAGATAGAGCGTACTTAACAATAACTACAGTACCATCTCTTGAAAATTGTAAGGACTGTTTAAAAGTAGCAGCGTCCTATGAAGAAGAAG aGCTTGCAGCAAACTGGGATGGTTGTGTACGGTGTAATTGTCTTCAACATGGACTCACTGTCCATACCACCTATGAAGTAATTTCTCCATATCCTAGGTTCCGTGCTACTGTCTGTTTGAATTACTGGAATCATGTGGTAGTTAACACAGGCAACTTTTTACATGTGCTCAGGGTGGACTTGGACATTCCAAAATCAAAAAACCAGAAGTCTAGCGATAAACAGGATACTGTAATTCCCGACACAGTGCCGTTAGACATGAGTGATGTTGAAGAATTGGATTACACGAAGACAGTGGAACGTTATGAGAGTTCCGACGAGAAAGTAGGCACACTCGAATGCGCGGTGGATCAATCGCCGCGATGCGAGTCGAGTATAGAACATGACTTTTTAGAAGAACCAATTAAATTAGATGATAAGTTAGGTCGTGATTCATTAAATACCTCAAGCAGCAATCAAAGCGACTGTGCCTGTGATATAAATAAATCTGCTGACGTCGTAGGTGTTAAGCCGTGCGAGTGTTCCGACAGTATCGAGTGTAAATGTCGAAACAGTAGTCCTTCGATCTCACAAACCGAACAGCAAGCGATCTCTGTCAGAGACAAAATCTTACAGGACTTCTGTGAGGACATGTCCCAGGAACTCAATATCGGTAGTGATCTGATCACACTAGTGAAGCATCCCTCGTGTTCCCCACGGTCTACGCCACAAAGACTTCCTTCTGATCTCAAGACTATGACATGGTCTTCGCCAATTCTCACGCCACCCTCAGATATCTTGAGAACTCGGAATTCAGAGTCTAGTCATAAAAGCACGCGCAGTCAACGTTCTAATTCTCCTCAACCTGGTGCTTCAAAGGACAGTAATGTCAGTTCTGTTAATTCTCCTCTTCATTCGGTCTCTATAAGTCCATCCTCTTCATGTTCTTCGCGGTTAATGTCACCTCCTGTGTCACGATCCTTTCGTCATCCAAGTCCACGCAAAAGATCTAATTTACATTCTCCTCCTCCCATTGTGAATTCGACACAGTCGAGGACAAGAGCTACGCATAAGCTTATCCTCGAAGCTGAAAAGGCGTATGAATTCACGGACGAAGCGCAAGAGACTTGTGAAAAGCTTAGCTCATTCCGGAAACGAAGACTTGCTGATAAGAAATACGAGTTCTGCGACGAAACTGAGGATGCGGAGAACATAGTTCCTTTCAAGCACATACGGGATCAATTCAAACATCGTGGCTGTTCAATACATCAGATATCGTCCTCTCCTACAATGTCACCCGCACTGCCAAACGGTAAGAAGCATTGGGTGGATTCCGATCAGAGTGAAACGGATGATTTCAGCGTTACTCAGGATATTGGTTTGTCGAATGATGTAATCATCGATTCAG cgGAAAAGAATGTGCTACGTCCATTAAATCAGAATCAACTACCCAATGGAGGCATAAGTAGGGATCGTTCTAATAAGTATTCTGTTAATTCCTCGCCATTAGttccaaaaataaatttacagtaTCCTAGTATAAAATGCACTGCACATTTTAAGAGAAGTTACATAGAACTTGATGATGAAATGATATCAGTTATTACAGATGTTGAag ATGAGGAAACAGGAGGATATGTGAGTTACCAATGTGTGCTTCCTATGCATGTCCATGGGTCTGGTTATGTTCAAATGCAAATGATTAGCAATAGCAAAGCTGAAAAATTG atAGTACCATGCGTTTCGATAAATCAACTAAGTTTCGATATTGAAACGTTCTCTCATCATATTGCAGACTGGATTTGTAtgagatttaaaaagaaatattggcACTGTAGTGATTAtgatatagaaataatagaTGTGTGCGCGTTAAGTGGTGACATTATCTGTCTATTAATAATGAAGATACAGGCTAGTGAAATTAGTAGTCAAACTCAATG CTCTCAAGAGAGAACACAGTATGAAGTGGGATGCAAATTCACATGGAACATTAATACAAGTCAATATAGGATAACTGATATATTACCATTGGAAGAAGTAAAAACCGAATCGTGGAAGCCAAATTGTATGAACGTTCCAAATTTTCGTAGTCCATTATGGAACCCGACTAGACGTTTAGCGCCAAAATTAAGGGAAAAGATACAACAACCATATGCGCACACAGTACGATTTTTGCATAATGAAATGACTTTGGCAG GCGAATCTATAACTAGACTTTATGATTTGGATAACCTGGTGGAATTTTACATAACACCGATGCCAAATTACTCTTCGATCGAGTAA
- the LOC100644504 gene encoding uncharacterized protein LOC100644504 isoform X1 produces the protein MADASSSDTTSDCCYEWVSDITSEKSEYVIVGRKPCLSHRRSKRHLLQKLFLREIRGCLSAHNYASDERLFATVPSWRHLPLLHVMPKSALEAGHIVMGLTQCGQFLLTYTYTMDVNGTTSLYKYLLHWWAFTPNHVARKVAEVTLFGNYTIYRELSIVISQWPLERNKLVIHGLCTNWLHLQPTDRAYLTITTVPSLENCKDCLKVAASYEEEGEELAANWDGCVRCNCLQHGLTVHTTYEVISPYPRFRATVCLNYWNHVVVNTGNFLHVLRVDLDIPKSKNQKSSDKQDTVIPDTVPLDMSDVEELDYTKTVERYESSDEKVGTLECAVDQSPRCESSIEHDFLEEPIKLDDKLGRDSLNTSSSNQSDCACDINKSADVVGVKPCECSDSIECKCRNSSPSISQTEQQAISVRDKILQDFCEDMSQELNIGSDLITLVKHPSCSPRSTPQRLPSDLKTMTWSSPILTPPSDILRTRNSESSHKSTRSQRSNSPQPGASKDSNVSSVNSPLHSVSISPSSSCSSRLMSPPVSRSFRHPSPRKRSNLHSPPPIVNSTQSRTRATHKLILEAEKAYEFTDEAQETCEKLSSFRKRRLADKKYEFCDETEDAENIVPFKHIRDQFKHRGCSIHQISSSPTMSPALPNGKKHWVDSDQSETDDFSVTQDIGLSNDVIIDSAEKNVLRPLNQNQLPNGGISRDRSNKYSVNSSPLVPKINLQYPSIKCTAHFKRSYIELDDEMISVITDVEDEETGGYVSYQCVLPMHVHGSGYVQMQMISNSKAEKLIVPCVSINQLSFDIETFSHHIADWICMRFKKKYWHCSDYDIEIIDVCALSGDIICLLIMKIQASEISSQTQCSQERTQYEVGCKFTWNINTSQYRITDILPLEEVKTESWKPNCMNVPNFRSPLWNPTRRLAPKLREKIQQPYAHTVRFLHNEMTLAGESITRLYDLDNLVEFYITPMPNYSSIE, from the exons ATGGCGGACGCATCGTCTTCCGATACTACCTCAGATTGTTGCTATGAATGGGTCTCTGATATTACTTCCGAAAAATCGGAATACGTGATAGTAGGTCGGAAACCATGCCTGTCTCATCGACGCAGCAAAAGACATTTATTACAGAAGCTATTTTTAAGAGAG ATCAGAGGTTGTTTATCAGCGCACAACTATGCCTCAGACGAAAGACTGTTTGCTACTGTACCTTCATGGAGACATTTACCATTATTACATGTAATGCCAAAATCAGCACTTGAAGCAGG aCACATTGTAATGGGATTGACACAATGTGGTCAGTTTTTACTTACATACACATATACCATGGATGTGAATGGCACTACCTCTTTGTACAAATACTTGTTACATTGGTGGGCCTTTACTCCAAATCATGTTGCACGTAAAGTTGCAGAAGTCACGCTTTTTGGTAATTACACTATCTACAGAGAACTTAGTATTGTTATATCTCAATGGCCACTGGAGAGGAATAAACTAGTGATACATGGTCTTTG TACAAATTGGCTACACCTTCAACCAACAGATAGAGCGTACTTAACAATAACTACAGTACCATCTCTTGAAAATTGTAAGGACTGTTTAAAAGTAGCAGCGTCCTATGAAGAAGAAGGTGAAg aGCTTGCAGCAAACTGGGATGGTTGTGTACGGTGTAATTGTCTTCAACATGGACTCACTGTCCATACCACCTATGAAGTAATTTCTCCATATCCTAGGTTCCGTGCTACTGTCTGTTTGAATTACTGGAATCATGTGGTAGTTAACACAGGCAACTTTTTACATGTGCTCAGGGTGGACTTGGACATTCCAAAATCAAAAAACCAGAAGTCTAGCGATAAACAGGATACTGTAATTCCCGACACAGTGCCGTTAGACATGAGTGATGTTGAAGAATTGGATTACACGAAGACAGTGGAACGTTATGAGAGTTCCGACGAGAAAGTAGGCACACTCGAATGCGCGGTGGATCAATCGCCGCGATGCGAGTCGAGTATAGAACATGACTTTTTAGAAGAACCAATTAAATTAGATGATAAGTTAGGTCGTGATTCATTAAATACCTCAAGCAGCAATCAAAGCGACTGTGCCTGTGATATAAATAAATCTGCTGACGTCGTAGGTGTTAAGCCGTGCGAGTGTTCCGACAGTATCGAGTGTAAATGTCGAAACAGTAGTCCTTCGATCTCACAAACCGAACAGCAAGCGATCTCTGTCAGAGACAAAATCTTACAGGACTTCTGTGAGGACATGTCCCAGGAACTCAATATCGGTAGTGATCTGATCACACTAGTGAAGCATCCCTCGTGTTCCCCACGGTCTACGCCACAAAGACTTCCTTCTGATCTCAAGACTATGACATGGTCTTCGCCAATTCTCACGCCACCCTCAGATATCTTGAGAACTCGGAATTCAGAGTCTAGTCATAAAAGCACGCGCAGTCAACGTTCTAATTCTCCTCAACCTGGTGCTTCAAAGGACAGTAATGTCAGTTCTGTTAATTCTCCTCTTCATTCGGTCTCTATAAGTCCATCCTCTTCATGTTCTTCGCGGTTAATGTCACCTCCTGTGTCACGATCCTTTCGTCATCCAAGTCCACGCAAAAGATCTAATTTACATTCTCCTCCTCCCATTGTGAATTCGACACAGTCGAGGACAAGAGCTACGCATAAGCTTATCCTCGAAGCTGAAAAGGCGTATGAATTCACGGACGAAGCGCAAGAGACTTGTGAAAAGCTTAGCTCATTCCGGAAACGAAGACTTGCTGATAAGAAATACGAGTTCTGCGACGAAACTGAGGATGCGGAGAACATAGTTCCTTTCAAGCACATACGGGATCAATTCAAACATCGTGGCTGTTCAATACATCAGATATCGTCCTCTCCTACAATGTCACCCGCACTGCCAAACGGTAAGAAGCATTGGGTGGATTCCGATCAGAGTGAAACGGATGATTTCAGCGTTACTCAGGATATTGGTTTGTCGAATGATGTAATCATCGATTCAG cgGAAAAGAATGTGCTACGTCCATTAAATCAGAATCAACTACCCAATGGAGGCATAAGTAGGGATCGTTCTAATAAGTATTCTGTTAATTCCTCGCCATTAGttccaaaaataaatttacagtaTCCTAGTATAAAATGCACTGCACATTTTAAGAGAAGTTACATAGAACTTGATGATGAAATGATATCAGTTATTACAGATGTTGAag ATGAGGAAACAGGAGGATATGTGAGTTACCAATGTGTGCTTCCTATGCATGTCCATGGGTCTGGTTATGTTCAAATGCAAATGATTAGCAATAGCAAAGCTGAAAAATTG atAGTACCATGCGTTTCGATAAATCAACTAAGTTTCGATATTGAAACGTTCTCTCATCATATTGCAGACTGGATTTGTAtgagatttaaaaagaaatattggcACTGTAGTGATTAtgatatagaaataatagaTGTGTGCGCGTTAAGTGGTGACATTATCTGTCTATTAATAATGAAGATACAGGCTAGTGAAATTAGTAGTCAAACTCAATG CTCTCAAGAGAGAACACAGTATGAAGTGGGATGCAAATTCACATGGAACATTAATACAAGTCAATATAGGATAACTGATATATTACCATTGGAAGAAGTAAAAACCGAATCGTGGAAGCCAAATTGTATGAACGTTCCAAATTTTCGTAGTCCATTATGGAACCCGACTAGACGTTTAGCGCCAAAATTAAGGGAAAAGATACAACAACCATATGCGCACACAGTACGATTTTTGCATAATGAAATGACTTTGGCAG GCGAATCTATAACTAGACTTTATGATTTGGATAACCTGGTGGAATTTTACATAACACCGATGCCAAATTACTCTTCGATCGAGTAA